One part of the Marinobacter sp. M3C genome encodes these proteins:
- the pyrC gene encoding dihydroorotase, translated as MTQQLTITRPDDWHLHVRDGAILNDVVPATAAVFGRALIMPNLVPPVTTADQALAYRERIRNAAGNSHFEPLMTLYLTETTTPECVRQAKAQGVVAAKLYPAGATTNSDSGVTDVANIFPALQAMADCGMLLLVHGEVTDADIDIFDREKVFLERALAPTLAAFPTLKVVLEHITTADSADFVRQHQGDNLAATITPQHLMYNRNHMLVGGVRPHLYCLPILKRNRHQQALREAVASGDKRFFLGTDSAPHAKDRKETACGCAGCYSAFGAISLYAQVFEELGVLDKFEAFASFNGADFYGLPRNTDTITLVREPWTMPDELPLAGGSIVPLNAGETIYWRLA; from the coding sequence ATGACCCAGCAACTAACGATTACCCGCCCCGACGACTGGCACCTGCACGTACGTGACGGCGCCATATTGAATGACGTGGTACCCGCGACTGCTGCGGTATTCGGTCGCGCCCTTATCATGCCCAATCTGGTACCGCCGGTGACCACTGCCGACCAGGCATTGGCCTACCGCGAGCGTATTCGCAACGCGGCTGGCAACAGCCATTTTGAACCACTGATGACCTTGTACCTGACCGAAACCACTACGCCAGAGTGCGTACGACAAGCCAAGGCGCAGGGCGTAGTCGCTGCCAAATTGTACCCGGCCGGGGCCACCACCAACTCGGATTCCGGTGTTACCGATGTGGCCAACATCTTTCCGGCACTGCAGGCCATGGCCGATTGCGGCATGCTGCTGCTGGTACACGGCGAAGTGACCGATGCCGACATCGACATTTTTGATCGTGAAAAAGTATTTCTGGAGCGGGCTCTGGCGCCGACACTCGCGGCGTTTCCCACCTTAAAAGTGGTTTTAGAGCACATCACCACCGCAGATTCCGCCGATTTCGTGCGTCAGCACCAAGGCGACAACCTGGCGGCCACCATTACCCCCCAACATCTGATGTACAATCGTAACCATATGCTGGTTGGCGGTGTAAGGCCTCACTTGTACTGCCTGCCCATTCTTAAGCGCAATCGCCATCAACAGGCGCTGCGTGAAGCAGTGGCCAGCGGCGACAAACGATTTTTCTTGGGCACTGATTCCGCACCCCACGCCAAAGACCGCAAAGAGACGGCGTGCGGTTGCGCCGGCTGCTACTCGGCATTTGGCGCTATCAGCCTGTACGCACAAGTATTTGAAGAGTTGGGCGTGCTGGATAAATTTGAAGCTTTCGCCAGTTTTAACGGTGCCGATTTTTATGGCCTACCGCGTAACACAGACACCATAACGCTGGTACGCGAGCCCTGGACCATGCCTGACGAGCTGCCGCTAGCCGGTGGCAGCATCGTGCCATTGAACGCCGGTGAAACCATTTACTGGCGCCTAGCGTAA
- a CDS encoding DUF2788 domain-containing protein, protein MNEAVFSQISMAVLLTGLVIWMGFIVWDLAKKSKAGKFGTFMMFTIMGAGVLGFVIKTVLVEVIQI, encoded by the coding sequence ATGAACGAAGCAGTATTCTCACAAATTTCCATGGCCGTTCTGCTGACTGGTCTTGTGATCTGGATGGGGTTTATTGTCTGGGATCTGGCCAAAAAATCCAAAGCGGGGAAATTCGGCACCTTTATGATGTTTACTATCATGGGTGCGGGCGTACTGGGTTTTGTCATCAAAACCGTGCTGGTTGAAGTCATCCAGATCTAA
- the rnt gene encoding ribonuclease T — MTEENSQTHPMSRRFRGFLPVVVDVETAGFNPAKDALLEIAAVMVTMDENGFLHRGETYLQQIDPFEGANFEQSSLDFTGIDPWDPEREAVPEREGLSEIFSPIRKAMKAFDCKRAVLVGHNATFDHNFVFAASMRADIKRNPFHPFSTFDTATLAGLAYGHTVLAQACKLARIPFDSKEAHSAAYDAEKTADLFCSIVNRWQELGGFPPPPFE; from the coding sequence GTGACCGAAGAAAACAGCCAAACGCACCCCATGTCCCGTCGCTTTCGCGGGTTTCTTCCTGTTGTCGTAGATGTTGAAACGGCCGGATTCAACCCCGCCAAAGACGCGCTGCTAGAAATAGCAGCGGTTATGGTCACCATGGACGAAAACGGCTTTCTGCACCGTGGCGAAACTTACCTGCAGCAGATAGACCCCTTTGAAGGCGCTAACTTCGAGCAGTCGTCGCTGGACTTTACCGGCATAGATCCGTGGGACCCAGAGCGTGAGGCAGTGCCGGAACGCGAAGGCCTGAGTGAAATATTCAGTCCGATACGCAAGGCGATGAAGGCCTTTGACTGCAAACGTGCGGTTCTTGTGGGGCATAACGCCACGTTTGATCACAACTTTGTATTCGCCGCTAGCATGCGCGCAGACATCAAGCGCAACCCGTTTCATCCGTTTTCGACGTTTGATACCGCCACCCTGGCAGGTCTGGCTTATGGCCACACAGTGTTGGCCCAAGCCTGTAAACTGGCTCGCATCCCGTTTGACAGTAAAGAAGCGCACTCTGCGGCTTACGACGCGGAAAAAACCGCCGACCTTTTCTGCAGTATCGTTAATCGCTGGCAGGAACTTGGGGGCTTTCCACCCCCGCCTTTCGAATAG
- a CDS encoding histone deacetylase family protein → MTTAFFSHDDCSKHNMGPEHPERPERIAAIQSYLADTAFAQDLDYVRPDEITRDQLLIVHPESYLKQLDMMQPTRGRVFTDPDTAMTPDTLRAARLAAGANIQAVDMVMSSQVTNAFVCARPPGHHAERSKSMGFCFYNNVALAAMRALSFHRLERVAIIDFDVHQGNGTVDIVGGDERILMCSSFQHPFYPHTHVHRQAENIINIPLPADCSALDYRHAVEAGWLKRLQNFKPQLVLISAGFDAHKLDPMGEFNLETEDFRWLTEMLASVAKDHANDRIISTLEGGYHLKALAESVATHLEVLHAVK, encoded by the coding sequence ATGACAACCGCCTTTTTTTCCCATGACGACTGCAGTAAACACAACATGGGCCCAGAGCATCCAGAACGCCCTGAGCGCATTGCCGCCATTCAGAGTTACCTGGCAGACACCGCATTCGCTCAGGATCTTGACTACGTTCGCCCGGATGAAATTACCCGCGATCAACTGCTGATTGTTCACCCGGAAAGCTATCTAAAGCAGCTCGACATGATGCAGCCAACCCGTGGCCGCGTGTTCACTGACCCAGACACCGCAATGACACCCGACACCCTGCGCGCTGCGCGCCTGGCGGCCGGCGCCAACATTCAGGCGGTTGATATGGTGATGAGCAGCCAGGTCACCAATGCGTTCGTGTGCGCCCGTCCGCCTGGCCACCACGCCGAACGCAGCAAATCCATGGGTTTCTGTTTTTACAACAACGTGGCCTTGGCGGCCATGCGCGCACTGAGCTTTCACCGCCTTGAGCGGGTTGCCATTATTGATTTTGACGTTCACCAGGGCAACGGCACCGTCGACATTGTCGGTGGCGATGAACGCATTCTTATGTGTTCAAGTTTCCAGCACCCGTTTTACCCGCACACTCATGTGCACCGCCAGGCTGAGAACATCATTAATATTCCGCTGCCGGCCGATTGCTCAGCACTGGATTATCGTCACGCCGTGGAAGCTGGCTGGCTGAAACGCCTACAGAACTTCAAGCCACAACTGGTGCTGATTTCCGCAGGATTTGATGCGCACAAGCTGGACCCGATGGGCGAATTCAATCTGGAAACCGAGGATTTTCGCTGGTTGACCGAGATGCTGGCGAGCGTTGCCAAAGACCACGCCAATGACCGGATTATCTCAACACTGGAAGGTGGGTATCACCTGAAGGCTCTTGCGGAAAGCGTGGCCACCCATCTTGAAGTACTGCACGCGGTAAAGTGA
- a CDS encoding glutaredoxin family protein, whose product MELLFYTTAQCHLCELAEALLANTPTPQPIPVNVVDIAQSEQLVARYGTRIPVLRRTDTGNELSWPFTQDQLLSFLQ is encoded by the coding sequence ATGGAGCTGTTGTTCTACACCACCGCCCAGTGCCACTTGTGTGAGCTTGCAGAGGCGCTACTGGCCAACACCCCCACGCCACAGCCAATACCCGTGAACGTTGTGGACATTGCCCAATCAGAGCAATTGGTTGCCCGCTACGGCACTCGCATACCGGTTTTACGCCGCACCGACACCGGCAATGAACTAAGCTGGCCATTTACCCAAGACCAGCTTCTTAGCTTTTTACAATGA
- the yaaA gene encoding peroxide stress protein YaaA, whose product MLMVISPAKTLDYNSPLATEHHTQPDFLEPARELIDQLKELEPHQVSNLMSISDKLGQLNAERFSDWSTPFTPSNARQAILAFKGDVYTGLDAESFSNSEFQFAQKHLRMLSGLYGVLKPLDLMQPYRLEMGTKFENQHGKDLYAFWGDTITQEVNRLLDDDDGVLVNLASNEYFKAVHKKNLEGRLITPNFKDQKNGQYKIISFYAKKARGLMCRYAIQNGITKAEDLKKFDLDGYYFSPEQSDANNWIFLREEQTKA is encoded by the coding sequence ATGCTGATGGTTATTTCCCCTGCGAAAACTCTGGATTACAATAGCCCGCTGGCAACCGAACACCATACCCAGCCCGACTTTCTAGAACCAGCACGGGAGCTGATTGACCAGCTCAAAGAGCTGGAGCCGCACCAAGTCAGCAACCTAATGAGCATTAGCGACAAGCTGGGGCAGCTGAACGCCGAACGCTTCAGCGACTGGAGCACACCGTTCACGCCCAGCAATGCACGCCAGGCAATTCTTGCGTTCAAGGGCGATGTTTACACCGGGCTGGATGCCGAAAGCTTTAGTAACAGCGAATTTCAGTTCGCGCAGAAGCACCTGCGCATGCTGTCCGGCCTTTACGGGGTGCTCAAACCGCTCGACCTGATGCAGCCTTACCGCCTGGAAATGGGCACAAAATTTGAAAACCAGCACGGTAAAGACTTGTATGCGTTTTGGGGCGACACCATCACTCAAGAGGTCAATCGCCTGCTAGATGACGACGACGGCGTACTGGTGAATCTGGCGTCTAACGAATATTTCAAAGCGGTGCACAAGAAAAACCTTGAAGGACGGCTGATCACCCCTAATTTTAAAGATCAGAAAAACGGCCAATATAAAATCATCAGCTTTTATGCCAAAAAGGCCCGCGGACTGATGTGCCGCTACGCCATACAGAATGGTATTACCAAGGCCGAAGACCTGAAAAAATTCGACCTTGACGGCTACTACTTCAGCCCCGAGCAGTCTGATGCCAACAACTGGATCTTCCTGCGCGAGGAGCAAACCAAGGCCTGA
- a CDS encoding SDR family oxidoreductase — protein sequence MNYFVTGGTGFIGRFLIARLLARGAIVHVLVREQSVQKLADLREKLGADEKQIKAVVGDLTAPGLGLDKKTLKQLSGKIDHFFHLAAIYDMSASEESQQAANIDGTHAAVAAAEALGAGTFHHVSSIAVAGLFKGTFREDMFAEAGKLDHPYFSTKHESERVVRDECKLPFRIYRPGMVIGDSATGEMDKVDGPYYFFKMIQKIRGALPQWVPTIGLEGGRLNIVPVNFVADALDHIAHLPGEDGKCFHLVDSDPYKVGEILNIFCEAGHAPKMGMRIDSRMFGFVPPFIRQSLKNLPPVKRMSRALLDDLGIPASVLSFINYPTRFDARETERVLQGTGIEVPRLPDYAPVIWDYWERNLDPDLFKDRTLRGTVEGKVCVVTGATSGIGLATAEKLADAGAILVIGARTQETLDQVSAQLNGRGADVHAYQCDFADMDACDRFIQTVSENHGAVDVLINNAGRSIRRSLDKSFDRFHDFERTMQLNYFGSLRLIMGFAPAMLERRRGHIINISSIGVLTNAPRFSAYVASKAALDSFSRCAAAEWSDRHVCFTTINMPLVKTPMIAPTKIYDSVPTLSPEEAADMVVNAIVCRPKRIATRLGVFAQVLNALAPKASEILMNTGYKMFPDSMPKKGKEVSIEKGASTDQVAFAAIMRGIHW from the coding sequence ATGAATTATTTTGTAACAGGTGGCACCGGCTTTATCGGTCGATTTTTGATCGCCAGGTTGCTGGCGCGTGGTGCTATCGTTCATGTACTGGTGCGTGAGCAGTCGGTGCAAAAGCTGGCGGATTTGCGGGAGAAGCTGGGCGCTGATGAAAAGCAGATTAAGGCGGTGGTCGGTGATTTGACGGCCCCGGGCCTTGGCCTTGATAAAAAAACATTGAAGCAGCTGAGTGGAAAGATTGATCACTTTTTTCACCTGGCGGCCATTTACGATATGTCTGCCAGTGAAGAATCACAGCAAGCCGCCAACATTGATGGCACTCATGCTGCCGTGGCCGCAGCCGAGGCGCTTGGGGCCGGAACTTTTCATCACGTGTCGTCCATCGCGGTAGCAGGTCTGTTTAAAGGCACCTTCCGTGAAGACATGTTTGCAGAGGCCGGTAAGCTGGACCACCCTTATTTCAGCACCAAACACGAGTCTGAGCGGGTGGTGCGCGACGAGTGCAAGTTGCCGTTCCGCATTTACCGCCCGGGAATGGTGATTGGTGACTCCGCTACTGGTGAGATGGACAAGGTCGACGGACCTTATTACTTCTTCAAGATGATTCAGAAGATTCGTGGCGCGCTGCCCCAGTGGGTGCCCACCATTGGTCTTGAAGGGGGCCGCCTGAATATTGTGCCGGTGAATTTTGTGGCTGATGCGTTAGACCATATCGCTCACCTGCCAGGCGAAGACGGCAAATGTTTCCATCTGGTGGATTCTGACCCGTACAAGGTAGGTGAAATACTCAATATATTCTGTGAGGCGGGCCACGCACCCAAAATGGGTATGCGTATTGATTCGCGCATGTTCGGATTTGTGCCACCGTTTATTCGCCAGAGCCTGAAAAATCTGCCGCCGGTAAAGCGTATGAGCCGCGCTCTGCTGGATGATTTGGGTATCCCTGCGTCGGTGCTTTCTTTTATCAACTATCCCACCCGTTTTGATGCCCGCGAAACCGAGCGTGTGTTGCAGGGCACCGGTATAGAAGTGCCCCGCCTGCCAGACTATGCTCCGGTGATCTGGGATTACTGGGAGCGCAATCTGGACCCCGACCTGTTCAAAGACCGCACTCTGCGCGGCACTGTGGAAGGTAAAGTGTGCGTGGTAACCGGCGCCACCTCTGGTATTGGCCTGGCGACTGCGGAAAAGTTGGCGGACGCGGGTGCGATTCTGGTAATTGGAGCGCGTACCCAAGAGACGTTGGACCAAGTGAGCGCGCAATTAAACGGGCGAGGCGCCGACGTACATGCGTATCAGTGTGACTTTGCGGATATGGACGCTTGTGACCGGTTTATTCAGACCGTTAGCGAAAACCATGGTGCGGTGGATGTGCTGATAAACAATGCCGGCCGTTCCATACGCCGCTCATTGGACAAGTCCTTTGACCGTTTCCACGACTTTGAACGCACCATGCAGCTGAACTATTTTGGTTCGTTGCGTTTGATCATGGGCTTTGCACCGGCCATGTTAGAACGTCGCCGTGGCCACATCATCAATATTTCTTCTATTGGTGTGTTGACGAATGCGCCGCGCTTTTCGGCCTATGTGGCTTCTAAAGCGGCATTGGATTCGTTTAGCCGCTGTGCCGCGGCGGAATGGTCAGACCGGCACGTTTGTTTTACCACCATCAACATGCCATTGGTGAAAACACCGATGATAGCGCCCACCAAAATCTACGATTCGGTGCCCACATTGAGCCCGGAAGAAGCCGCGGATATGGTGGTAAATGCAATTGTTTGCCGGCCCAAGCGTATTGCGACGCGGCTTGGTGTGTTCGCCCAGGTATTGAACGCGTTGGCACCCAAGGCGAGTGAAATTCTAATGAATACCGGCTATAAAATGTTCCCGGACTCCATGCCAAAAAAAGGCAAAGAGGTAAGTATTGAAAAGGGGGCATCCACTGACCAGGTGGCATTTGCAGCCATTATGCGGGGCATTCACTGGTAA
- the rdgC gene encoding recombination-associated protein RdgC, producing MWFRNARVFRFTKPFDITTDELEEKLQADTFKPCGPQETTRQGWVAPLGKHGETLVHSANGYHLIALRREDKILPGSVIKELMEERAEAIEIDQGRKVRRKEKDELKEQIMLEMLPQAFSKNRRSFAYLAPKDGVMVVDAGSAKQAEEIASALRKSIGSLPVRPPAVEQAPIFTFTGWLDESIDLPAQVELGDECELKDPAEDGGVVRCKGMNLQADEIQNHLQAGMQVTKLAITWDDNVSFVLDEELGIRRLKFGETLQEQLENVDADDALAKFDASFSLMTLELAKLIPGLLEALGGEDRSALIDDEDRPAPVSQ from the coding sequence ATGTGGTTTCGCAATGCCCGTGTTTTTCGTTTTACCAAACCCTTCGATATCACCACGGATGAACTGGAAGAAAAGCTCCAGGCAGACACATTCAAGCCCTGCGGACCTCAAGAAACCACACGCCAAGGTTGGGTAGCGCCACTGGGCAAACACGGCGAGACACTGGTGCACAGCGCCAATGGCTATCACCTGATTGCATTGCGCCGGGAAGACAAAATTTTGCCCGGTTCGGTGATTAAGGAACTGATGGAAGAGCGCGCCGAAGCCATTGAGATCGATCAGGGCCGAAAAGTACGACGCAAAGAAAAAGACGAGCTAAAAGAGCAAATCATGCTGGAAATGCTGCCTCAGGCGTTTTCCAAAAACCGTCGCAGTTTTGCCTATCTGGCGCCGAAAGATGGCGTGATGGTGGTGGATGCAGGCTCGGCCAAACAGGCCGAAGAAATCGCATCGGCGCTGCGCAAAAGCATCGGCTCATTGCCGGTACGGCCACCCGCCGTGGAACAGGCGCCCATCTTCACCTTTACTGGCTGGCTGGACGAATCCATTGATTTACCGGCACAAGTTGAGCTGGGCGATGAATGCGAACTAAAAGACCCAGCGGAAGACGGCGGCGTTGTGCGCTGCAAAGGTATGAACTTGCAGGCGGATGAAATTCAAAACCATCTTCAAGCCGGCATGCAAGTCACCAAGCTGGCCATTACCTGGGACGACAACGTGTCGTTTGTGCTCGACGAAGAGCTGGGCATTCGTCGCCTCAAGTTCGGTGAAACTCTTCAGGAACAGCTGGAAAACGTTGACGCTGACGACGCCCTTGCGAAATTCGACGCCAGTTTTAGCTTGATGACACTGGAACTCGCAAAGCTTATTCCGGGGCTACTCGAAGCTCTGGGCGGCGAAGACCGCTCGGCTTTAATAGATGACGAAGACCGCCCTGCCCCGGTCAGCCAGTAA
- a CDS encoding OmpA family protein: MTLRMQLLTRCLPAALMACPLLSASALATSFGAGIENSQWYLSESVFECALVHQVPGYGRATFRHRAGESLLFSLEADTPLMRPGRGMLVVEAPSWRPGVAPRPLGLVTVPEGRSAVVLSAVQSMQVAYGLLDGLSPTLTRQSWFNTQPVRVHVSNINFASPFQGYRACAGNLLPANFDQLQGSRILFSSASVALNDADRRSLDKVVAYVLADSTVTTVLVDGHTDRTGSRIDNRELAKDRAEAVAGYLKSQGVPESKIVVRAHGDQFAASGNPAQDRRVVIRMEREGDSTEWQQASATPKPGAG; this comes from the coding sequence ATGACGTTGCGAATGCAATTGTTGACCCGTTGTTTGCCGGCAGCCTTAATGGCTTGCCCTTTACTGAGCGCGTCTGCGCTGGCAACCAGTTTTGGCGCGGGCATCGAAAATAGCCAGTGGTATTTGTCAGAGTCGGTCTTTGAGTGTGCGCTGGTGCACCAGGTGCCCGGCTATGGTCGCGCAACCTTCCGCCACCGCGCGGGTGAAAGCCTGCTTTTTTCGCTGGAAGCCGACACGCCGCTAATGCGCCCCGGCAGAGGGATGTTGGTGGTCGAAGCGCCAAGCTGGCGCCCGGGCGTTGCGCCGAGACCACTGGGCCTGGTTACGGTTCCGGAAGGCCGCAGTGCGGTCGTATTAAGCGCTGTCCAGAGTATGCAGGTTGCCTATGGCTTGCTGGACGGTCTCTCGCCGACGCTTACCCGGCAGTCCTGGTTCAACACTCAACCGGTGCGGGTGCACGTGTCGAACATCAACTTCGCTTCGCCATTTCAAGGATATCGCGCCTGCGCGGGTAATCTGTTGCCGGCCAATTTTGATCAGTTGCAGGGTTCTCGGATTCTGTTCTCTTCGGCCAGCGTGGCATTGAACGATGCAGACAGGCGCAGCCTCGATAAGGTTGTGGCCTATGTGCTGGCCGATTCGACGGTAACTACGGTATTGGTGGACGGTCATACCGACAGAACGGGAAGCCGGATTGATAACCGGGAGCTGGCAAAGGATCGCGCCGAGGCAGTGGCGGGCTATCTGAAAAGCCAGGGTGTCCCAGAAAGCAAAATTGTTGTGCGCGCCCACGGTGACCAATTTGCTGCGTCAGGCAACCCGGCGCAAGACCGGCGCGTTGTTATTCGAATGGAGCGCGAGGGCGATAGCACAGAATGGCAGCAGGCCAGTGCTACACCTAAGCCTGGTGCTGGTTAA
- a CDS encoding bifunctional acetate--CoA ligase family protein/GNAT family N-acetyltransferase, which translates to MSTRYLESLFNPESIVVVGASERADNLGGMVLRNLLGGDYPGKLLVLNPSDYENVHGVACAKSVADMPFVPELAIICTPPKTVPKMIRRLGTAGARTAIVMTGGMSRSHSKTGRPLMYSVRDAARESGIRVLGPNTIGLMVPARKLNATYAHMGAIPGRVAFVGQSGTIASAVLDWAFARGVGFSYFLTLGDGMDIDHDDLIDYLAQDTRTRAILLHLENVPNPRRFMSSVRVASRTKPVIALKSGRVPESEWFVHELPAGIKHSDPIYDAMLKRAGVLRVDGLGQMFDALETLTRMKPLRRESLVMMANGVGPGVLAVDRLAYLGGELATLSESAIEALAELLPTYWTRRNPIDLGYNASPEVYAKVLKILSKEPELANVLVMYAPSLTGDSREIANSVIQGMKGTRLNVFTCWLGQSTVMDSREEFYRAGVPSFFNPEKAVMAFMQHVRHQRVQRLLTETPESFTDHLSDHSTTRRVIVNALRAGRNHLTNEEARSVLSDYNVRAIDTIFCDDVDEVLGAFSVERRPMDITLVHEQACHPFQSHSPNQKRYNCTMPKLNSEAAIIDGCQSLLEEYGKHFPESGFLGFAVQFSYQHVGGIEFSVGITRDALFGPLVVCGAAGAQINVMTDRQIAFPPLNMVLARELLRRTYMYKLLKEHSLKPEHDIRAVSETLVTLSQIVIDIPEIQGLEISPLLFNDEGAVAVNVAINLSDEPGKPIIQPYPRELEEWIVLPRSGRRVIIRPVLAEDEPAHRAFHELQSPESIRYRFFQYRKHFSREDVAQMVQIDYDREMVFIANAPREDGKGEETLGTVRTWTDADNLRCEFAVMVHDKMKGEGLGKTLMGKMIDYCRARGTSEMVGDVLPDNRPMLNLAEHLGFHIKFNQDEEVMDLSLVLNEPEKDWQRERLNKGGH; encoded by the coding sequence TTGAGCACTCGATACCTGGAAAGTCTGTTTAATCCCGAGTCTATTGTAGTGGTGGGTGCTTCTGAGCGGGCTGACAACCTGGGCGGTATGGTTTTGCGCAACCTGTTGGGCGGCGATTACCCTGGCAAACTGCTGGTTCTGAACCCGAGCGATTACGAGAACGTGCACGGCGTGGCTTGCGCAAAAAGTGTTGCCGACATGCCATTTGTCCCGGAGTTGGCGATTATTTGTACACCGCCGAAAACCGTGCCGAAAATGATCCGGCGCTTGGGCACGGCGGGTGCGCGTACCGCCATTGTGATGACCGGTGGTATGTCGCGCAGCCACAGCAAAACCGGCCGGCCATTGATGTATTCGGTACGCGACGCCGCTCGTGAAAGCGGAATTCGAGTGCTTGGACCCAACACCATCGGGCTGATGGTGCCAGCCCGCAAGTTGAACGCCACTTACGCCCACATGGGGGCGATTCCGGGTCGAGTGGCGTTTGTTGGCCAGTCGGGCACCATTGCCAGCGCGGTGCTGGATTGGGCCTTTGCCCGCGGTGTCGGCTTTTCCTATTTTTTGACTCTGGGCGATGGCATGGACATCGACCACGACGACCTTATCGATTATCTGGCCCAAGACACCCGCACTCGCGCGATTTTACTGCACCTTGAAAACGTGCCTAACCCGCGCCGGTTTATGTCATCGGTGCGGGTAGCGTCGCGCACAAAACCGGTTATTGCTTTGAAGTCTGGCCGGGTGCCGGAATCGGAGTGGTTCGTTCACGAACTGCCAGCCGGCATCAAACACAGCGACCCTATTTACGATGCCATGCTCAAACGCGCCGGTGTGCTGCGTGTAGACGGCCTGGGGCAGATGTTTGATGCTCTGGAAACACTGACGCGCATGAAGCCCCTGCGCCGCGAATCGCTGGTTATGATGGCCAACGGTGTGGGGCCGGGCGTGCTGGCGGTAGACCGTTTGGCGTATCTGGGTGGGGAGCTCGCCACGTTATCGGAATCGGCCATTGAGGCGTTGGCAGAGCTGTTGCCAACGTATTGGACGCGCCGTAATCCTATCGACCTGGGATACAACGCGTCGCCGGAAGTTTACGCCAAAGTATTGAAAATCTTGTCGAAAGAACCGGAGCTTGCGAACGTGTTAGTGATGTACGCGCCAAGCCTGACCGGCGACAGCCGCGAGATTGCCAACTCGGTGATCCAGGGCATGAAGGGCACACGGCTGAACGTGTTTACCTGCTGGCTGGGCCAGAGCACGGTGATGGATTCCCGCGAGGAGTTCTATCGCGCCGGCGTGCCGTCGTTCTTTAACCCGGAAAAAGCGGTGATGGCGTTCATGCAGCATGTGCGTCATCAGCGGGTGCAGCGCCTGCTGACAGAAACCCCGGAATCGTTTACCGATCATTTGTCAGACCACAGCACAACCCGCCGGGTGATCGTGAACGCGTTGCGTGCCGGGCGTAACCATTTGACCAATGAAGAAGCGCGCAGCGTGCTGAGCGATTATAACGTTCGCGCTATAGACACGATATTTTGTGACGATGTGGATGAGGTACTGGGGGCTTTTTCGGTAGAGCGTCGGCCCATGGATATTACCCTGGTGCATGAGCAGGCCTGCCATCCGTTTCAGTCCCACAGCCCGAATCAGAAGCGCTACAACTGCACCATGCCCAAACTTAACAGTGAGGCAGCCATTATTGATGGCTGTCAGAGCTTGTTGGAGGAATACGGCAAGCATTTCCCAGAAAGCGGTTTTTTGGGTTTTGCGGTGCAGTTCTCCTATCAGCATGTGGGCGGGATTGAGTTCAGCGTGGGCATCACCCGTGATGCGCTGTTCGGCCCCTTGGTCGTGTGCGGCGCTGCGGGCGCCCAGATCAACGTCATGACCGACCGACAGATTGCATTTCCGCCGTTGAATATGGTGCTGGCGCGCGAGCTTTTACGGCGCACCTATATGTACAAGCTCCTGAAGGAGCACAGTCTGAAACCGGAGCACGATATTCGCGCTGTGTCGGAAACCCTGGTGACGCTGTCGCAAATTGTGATCGACATTCCGGAGATTCAAGGGCTGGAAATTTCGCCGTTGTTGTTTAACGACGAAGGCGCGGTGGCCGTTAATGTGGCAATCAACCTGTCTGACGAGCCGGGTAAACCGATCATTCAGCCTTATCCGCGGGAGCTTGAGGAGTGGATAGTGCTGCCAAGATCAGGCCGCCGTGTGATTATTCGGCCAGTACTTGCGGAAGACGAGCCTGCCCACCGGGCGTTTCACGAACTGCAGTCACCGGAGTCTATTCGCTATCGGTTCTTCCAGTATCGCAAACATTTTTCCCGCGAAGACGTGGCGCAGATGGTGCAGATCGATTACGACCGCGAGATGGTGTTCATTGCCAACGCGCCCCGCGAAGACGGCAAAGGTGAGGAAACCCTGGGCACCGTGCGCACCTGGACCGACGCAGATAACTTGCGCTGCGAGTTTGCGGTGATGGTACACGACAAAATGAAGGGCGAAGGTTTGGGCAAGACGCTGATGGGGAAAATGATCGACTACTGCCGGGCCCGTGGTACCTCGGAAATGGTCGGGGATGTACTGCCAGACAATCGGCCCATGCTGAACCTGGCCGAGCATCTGGGCTTCCACATCAAGTTCAATCAAGATGAGGAGGTGATGGACCTGAGCTTGGTATTGAACGAACCGGAAAAAGACTGGCAGAGGGAAAGGTTAAACAAGGGCGGTCACTGA